The following are encoded in a window of Glandiceps talaboti chromosome 5, keGlaTala1.1, whole genome shotgun sequence genomic DNA:
- the LOC144435652 gene encoding decapping and exoribonuclease protein-like, producing MKRQHEGSQDEHCKQSRTSHEQRTVSQTNRHISYLENLEMAAHVQTQSLQTHPYLYDRRYPFFRKPAEIGSFSIDINRTFYNDNRQLSYYYPPKDRHRLGFDLGHGYDTFIRKLEDHRDRLDLVLKWVQANRQKFRLNKGATEPNDCKKESNLHTDFITWRGHLTKLLCTPYENRDGWMMAVSLFNGTYYMSEVETEEAREQRLNMPDRQKEMTYWGHKFEQYVTSVDGQQEPDTEGAVNNCDGYCSVVRTRLNTHSLVFSGEVDCCQSPKHKSQSHYIELKTSREMDSERQYRNFKRFKLIKWWAQSFLVGVPTIICGFRDDDGKVVRLESFETLRVPDLQKGERYAWNPSVCLNFCDEFLTFVKKVVKRDDPQVVYLFEWNPTAKQVTFTVHEEPEHHFLRDWYMDNMTANNPSTTSIVT from the exons ATGAAGCGACAACACGAAGGTAGCCAAGATGAACATTGCAAACAAAGTAGAACATCACATGAGCAAAGAACAGtatcacaaacaaacagacatatttCTTATCTAGAAAATCTAGAAATGGCAGCACATGTCCAAACACAAAGTCTGCAAACACATCCATATCTGTATGATCGCAGATATCCATTCTTCAGAAAACCTGCAGAAATTGGCAGCTTTTCCATCGACATCAACAGAACTTTTTATAACGATAACAGACAGCTTTCATATTACTATCCACCGAAGGATCGTCATAGGTTGGGCTTTGACCTCGGTCATGGGTATGACACATTCATTCGGAAGTTGGAAGATCATCGGGACAGACTAGATCTTGTTTTGAAATGGGTCCAAGCAAATCGTCAGAAATTTAGACTTAACAAGGGAGCAACTGAACCGAATGACTGTAAAA AAGAAAGCAA TCTACACACAGATTTCATCACATGGCGAGGTCACCTGACCAAACTACTATGTACACCATATGAAAACCGAGATGGCTGGATGATGGCGGTTTCTCTCTTTAATGGCACATACTACATGAGTGAAGTAGAAACTGAAGAAGCCAGGGAGCAGAGACTAAATATGCCAGACAGGCAAAAAGAGATGACATACTGGGGACATAAATTTGAACAGTATGTTACCAGTG TTGATGGTCAACAGGAACCTGacacagagggcgctgtcaACAATTGCGATGGTTATTGTAGTGTGGTGAGAACCAGACTGAATACTCACTCCCTGGTGTTTTCTGGTGAAGTAGACTGCTGCCAATCACCCAAACACAAGTCTCAGAGTCACTACATAGAACTTAAGACAAGCAGAGAAATGGACAGTGAGAGACAATATAGGAATTTTAAACG GTTCAAATTGATCAAATGGTGGGCACAGTCTTTCTTGGTTGGTGTACCTACAATTATCTGTGGTTTTAGGGATGACGATGGAAAGGTGGTGAGACTTGAAAGTTTTGAAACTCTAAGAGTGCCAGATTTACAGAAG GGAGAACGCTATGCATGGAACCCTTCTGTTTGTCTCAACTTTTGTGATGAATTTCTGACTTTTGTGAAGAAAGTAGTGAAACGAGATGATCCACA GGTTGTATACCTATTTGAATGGAATCCTACAGCAAAACAAGTGACATTTACTGTACACGAAGAACCAGAGCATCACTTTCTACGAGACTGGTATATGGACAACATGACTGCTAACAATCCATCAACAACTTCTATTGTAACTTAG
- the LOC144435653 gene encoding winged helix repair factor 1-like, protein MKRSRRIPDVFKKKRKIMVGAAGQSADWGNQDSSSVMSQQELVSDTKAALIYVKSQYHIETFDSRIPPIVLKHQIYGVVHNKTLADRQLDDMKEKKEIKMFKLGLAVDEYCIVFTEDYKKHVMRHMAGNKVVERFLDTAIDKCCDVSLSKATMIDEFEFTDEEITLLVNASVLTVRDIGSWWLAIPGAGIFMKTFVKGRQALLRAIRKAKYQEILQQDLEGRKLTAVSKLGMSYHMMDIIGAEFVTRIQTTSGWLLRLKE, encoded by the exons atgaagAGGTCAAGACGCATACCAgatgtttttaaaaagaaacGGAAAATAATGGTAGGAGCAGCAGGCCAGTCAGCAGATTGGGGAAATCAAGACAGCAGTAGTGTCATGTCACAGCAAG AGTTGGTGAGTGACACCAAGGCAGCTTTGATTTATGTCAAATCACAGTACCATATTGAAACATTTGATAGTCGAATACCACCGATTGTTCTGAAGCATCAAATCTATGGTGTGGTTCACAACAAGACATTAGCTGATAGACAGCTG GATGAtatgaaagaaaagaaagagatCAAAATGTTCAAACTTGGTTTGGCAGTGGATGagtattgtatagtatttaCAGAGGACTACAAAAAACATGTTATGAGACACATGGCAGGAAACAAGGTGGTGGAAAGGTTCCTGGACACAGCTATCGACAAATGTTGTGATGTCAGTCTCAGTAAGGCTACAATGATTGATGAATTTGAGTTTACTGATGAAGAAATCAC ACTACTAGTCAATGCTAGTGTACTAACTGTACGGGATATTGGTAGTTGGTGGCTGGCTATTCCTGGTGCTGGTATTTTCATGAAAACATTTGTCAAAG GTAGGCAAGCATTGCTAAGAGCCATTAGGAAGGCTAAGTATCAAGAGATCCTTCAACAG GATCTTGAAGGAAGAAAACTTACTGCCGTGTCTAAACTTGGTATGTCATATCATATGATGGACATAATTGGTGCAGAGTTTGTAACCAG AATCCAGACAACATCAGGATGGCTGCTACGATTAAAGGAATGA